The genomic interval CTGGAGCTGCCATGGCACCAATCAGGGCTGCACAGGGGCCAGCCAGAGGTATGGGAATGTCCTTATGCCGAAGAGGGGGATGCGAGCCGGCCCCCGCTGTACTCACTGCTTGTAGGGGTCGTGGAAGGGCAGAGCCAGCCAATCGCCGTGCATGGAGTGCATGTAGCCCACCATTTCCTCGGCGCTGTGGTCAGAGGAGATGAAGACGACCTCGAATGGCGCGGGCGACTGgctttcctccagcagctccgtATAGAAGTCGCAGAGCACGGGGGTGAAGTCGCGACATGGCGAGCACCAGCCGGCCGAGAAGTAGAGTCCTACCACCTTGTTCTGCAGTGCCTCCTCAGGGTCCACGCTGCGGCCGTCCTTGCTGACCAGCAGCCGCCCGCTGAACACGTCCACCATGCTGCCTCTGGGGGGGGACACAGCGGAGCAAGGTGCGGCACAGGGGCGGTGAACGCGTACACTCCGGGGGCGGCACTGGGCTTGGGTACTCAGGGCGTCTGGAGAAGCATCTCGACACACATGTAAAGCTCCCCCCACACGCACAACTTCGCCGTCAGCATCAGCTTTACGACCACAGAGTCCATCCCTTACGTCTGCGCTCTTTATACCCACCCCGCCCCTGACAGACAGCAGAACTGGCCAATGGCCGCGGCAGGAGGGCGTGGCCGTGCCCCTCCCCCGTAGGTGCTGAGGGATGGCGGACGCCAGGGGGCCGGGTGACGGAGGGCAGTGCCTGTGCCGCAGGGCGGGGGAATCGTCCCCAAGAGCTGAAAGCAACCTTTCACCGGGGGGGAAGTCGCATCCCCATCAGCTTTAGAAAACTTCTAAAGTTTGATTAAAGGGACATGGTTGGGGGCGGTAACCACACGTGGCACACTGTGTCATGTTCAGTAATTGCACCGCATTCTGTTGGAAGAGAATATACCTTAAGCCAAAACTGACCAATACAAGTGCTGCTATTTCTTTTGGATACTTTGAGCTCAAATTACGGAGCTACTACTACAGAAAACATTACACATTAAAACTGGCCTTCACAGTTGCTGGTCCTactttttcagctgcagagcctcaaaaatgtattcttttttgGGAAAAGACAGAGTTGTGATCAAAGTACATCATGACTGAAGTACCGAAAACCAGTACTAATCATAATAAGTATGTAGTTTGGCAACAAAGTCCTCGGGGAGGGACTTACACAGATGTCTCCCAACCATCTGCCATAAAACTGCAATACCAGAagtcaaatcatagaatcatagaatcatagaatggcctgggttgaaaaggaccacagtgatcatcaagtttcaactcccctgctatgtgcagcaTAAATGTTCAGATCTAATCTGttacagaagaaactgaagacaGGCCCCTCAACCCTTCCTTCTGAGGTTTCTTTGaagtgcttttttccccccttgacTTGGTCAGTTACTCTCACTTTTTGTCTTGAGACAATGAGAGAAGgaatctcttaaaaaaatgagcagaaatagCACTGCAATATTATTTCTATGTGTGTTTTTATAACTGTTTAGATGGATCAGTTTGATTTGAGGCATGCATCCACATGTTagtttttactgctttttttctattattgcAGGAGTCAAGGATAATACCAATTAAATGCTAATGAAAAGATGGCTTGTTCTTGTGCAGAACTTAATGCACCTTTAAAAAAGCATAATTGGGAGGTTAGAATTGTTATTCTTTTACaaattatttatgtatatttaaattaatCCTTCAGAATCAGGACCTTTTTACTTATGATCTCATATCTGACTAACTTGTAATCACTGTTCTGTTAtttcactgaatgaaaaaaaggaattattgCATGggcatttggaaaatgttttttattcaaATACAGCTTTCATCCATTTTCACGGACTGCTTTTGGTTTCAAATCCAAGTGTCTTTTCAAAATAGAAGTAGCATTTGAAACAAAGTAATCCCCATATCTCTTATAAATCATTTCTCCAAGTTTTGAATTCAGTTTTGTGATGTCCTCCTTCAGGCTTCCATTGGATATTCAAGGGAGAAGATTAAAGTAGCTGTGGaaagttgctttttaaaatgacacaGAAAGTAAGTTTAACTAAACTGACCCTTCAGCTAAAGCTTTTGCTCTACTGTCTGCTTTTCTGAGACTACCTGTGAAAAAGGACAGAGAGAGAGGGCCTTGGGAGAACTGGGGAATCacaggaaaacataaaaatattcccATAAAAGTTCAGGCTATCACAGGATCACTATTAACATTCCCACCAATATGTCCTACCAGTAAaagaccttcccctcctctcccctcccctcaaTTAATTATGAACTGAGGCAATAATCCAAGGAACATGCAACTACCTTACACTGTGCACTAGAAAGCTGGTTAGCCAGATACTGCAGTATTCCATAAAGAAAGGTCATTATCAAGACTGTCTTCTGGTCCTCTTGGCAAGCAGTAACTCAGGGAGTTAGTAACTACTGACTACTACTGTAGTCAGTAACTACAGCTCCACAGGGAGAAATCTAGGGGCACAGGTTGCAGCTGCCTGTATTGAAGTTAACAAGAATAAAAGGTAGTCCAAGCTGATAGGGAATATTGCTATAAATAATGCAGTTCATTGCTTCTCCCTGTGTTTTTAACTTGAAAGCCTGTCTGCAAGCAAAacaaccaatttttttttcttctggtaatTCTTATAGCTACAACAATCTTGTATCTGAGAAGTAAACTGTACTACCTTCCAAGGTAATTTTCGTTGGATATATTTCCTTTTATGTAAGCATACAAACAATGAAAGTCAGGAGAAACTTTAAAGCTTGTGTAGATAAGGCTTCATGGATAGAGTTGCACCCTGTCTGTACAGAAGACAGGTATAGACATGCATGTTAGcacataaaaaaattattagttGATGTGATCCAGGTTATAATGTTGATGTTAGTTTTAATAAATCTATTGAATATAATAGCTACAgagcattaaaaacaacaacaacaaaaacaacaaaaccaacaaatacTTTCCCCAAGAAGCTTAATGTGTTCGTCTCTGTCAGGACATCAAGATtcactgaaaatgcagcataTTGCAGAAAGTCTTATCTTGCATCTGCTTGTCTTTGGACCATAAAGAAAATTCTCTGTGACATTAGCAAGGACCAATGTAAAAAGTCTCATTTTATGACCTATCTAAGCAGGCTAGAACCTGTTTTGtctagaaatgttttccagGAGTATTCTCATTAGAGATGTTAAAATTACTGTGATTACTCCATTTCCTCATCTCCTGACAGTAACAGAGCTCTTGATGCAGAACATGTGATCTTTTCTCAAGGGAAGTGTCATTAGCTCTTAAGATGACACTATCAGAAAGGTTGCAAACAGTATTTATTCAGTAGAAGTTCCTGGAAAAACCGAGaataaagtaattaaaataaaaattaaatttcccACCATATAACATTGCATTTctaattttgctgaaaaaaggcttttaaatactgaatttaCTATAATATTCTAGTGTAACATTGTTTAGTTCTGTCTTTTAATCTGAAAGCAAGACTTTCAAGTTATTTTTACTTAGATTGCAAGGAAAATCCTACTTCCCACTCATATTTAGCCTCAGTTAACTATGAATGAATTAATTATAAATCCAAATTTTGACAAGCCTATGAGAATTAACAAGAATATCAAGATCAGTCACATAAATCTAATTATGTTTTCAATGACTGAGGGCATTATTCTGAGAAAGAGacatggaagaaatgaaaaacaagcaataaTTGATCAAACTTGCTAACTCCTACATATTGTGATTACCCTCAAGGCAGTATAATTCCATACCCTTCTGACTGCAAATCTAACATctgcattattttatatattattttatatatagcTCTGTAAACTATACGCAAGTTAAAATACAAGAAGATTCCAGAAGGTTCAAGTGTTTTCTTGATACAAGTACATTCTTATTACACTTCACTCTCTCCGTTGTCTCTATTAGTTGGGAATACTCTGcttaatataatatatttattatattatatataaacatatatataaaatatatttatatatataaaatatatatattatattatatataaaaatatatatatttttataagcaAAGGATATCTGATTCAGTTAGCATTTCCAATATGTAGTCTTTTAAGAGTCCAGATAGCACTTGCAGTATATATATGATGCTCAATATTTAATTGAAAAGGTGTTAGACTCAAGGATTCaatgtgcttttatttcttgagCATTCTGTAGGAAATGTGTACCTATATTGCACAACTAACATTGACAAGCCACGTAATCAGAGAATGGAGCCACAAGGCACAAGCTGACTGACTGTACTAAGAGGAGAGTTCTAAGAGGTTGGAGGCTTGTTGGATCTGTGTTGAATTTAATCATTACCACACTGCATATGCAGTACATGTATTTCATTACACCctaattaaaaattgaaagagagaaacataATCAGTGTGGACTTTGCTTGAGCAAAACTAAATGTAGTCCCTGAAGAAGTCAGATTAAAACTAACCCTCAAGCATCCTCCTATGTTTTGA from Lagopus muta isolate bLagMut1 chromosome Z, bLagMut1 primary, whole genome shotgun sequence carries:
- the NXNL2 gene encoding nucleoredoxin-like protein 2, translated to MVDVFSGRLLVSKDGRSVDPEEALQNKVVGLYFSAGWCSPCRDFTPVLCDFYTELLEESQSPAPFEVVFISSDHSAEEMVGYMHSMHGDWLALPFHDPYKHDLKKKYNITAIPKLVIVKQSGEVITDKGRKQIRDKGLSCFRNWLEGADIFQNFSS